The Crassaminicella indica genomic interval GATACAGTAGGGGATCCATTTAAAGATACATCTGGTCCATCTATCAATATTTTAATCAAGCTTATGACAATTGTTGCAGTTGTTTTCGCACCATTATTCGTAAACGGTGGATTATTATAAGATGATTTAAAATACCATCTGTGATATAATACAGGTGGTATTTTTTTATATATGGAGGAAAAAATTAAAATGACAGTTGAAAATTTATGTAAATTACCAGTGTTTTATTTTTTATTATATTTAGGATTAATAAATTTATATGGATTGATAATCACAGCAGTTGACAAATATAAGGCGAAAAAAGAAAAGTGGAGAATACGAGAAAGGACTTTTTTTATAATTGCAATAATTGGTGGAGCAGCAGGGGTAATGATGGGAATGACAATGTTTCGTCATAAGACGCAACATAAAATTTTTTATATAGGGATACCTATTTTATATGTATGTAATATAATTTTTATTTTACTTTTAATATATTTTATATATGTAAAATAATGTGATTTATAGACTGTTCAGAATATGTGATGGTTTTAAAAAATATTATGATGGGTAAAATAAAGATAAGAATAATAGTGTCTACAATGATTGGAGGAATTATATTGGCTATTAAAGAAAAAATCCTTGAATTTATGAGAGAAAGTGCATATAATCCTATGCTAGACGTAGAACTTGCAAATGTATTTCAAATCGAACCACAACAAATGGGTGAATTTTATGCTGTGCTAGATGAAATGGAGAAAGCAGGACAAATTATTAAAACAAAAAAACATAGATATGCAGCACCTGAAAGGATGAATTTGATAGTAGGAAAATTACAACAGCATCAAAAAGGTTTTGGTTTTATTTTATCTGAGGTAGAAGGTTATGATGATGTTTTTATTGCGTCTACGGATATGAATGGTGCTATGCATAATGACCGTGTAATTGGCAGGATTACTAAAAAAGGTGGAGATGGTAAGCGGGCGGAAGGAGAAATCATTCGCATTTTAGAGCGTGCAAATACAGAAATCGTAGGAACGTTTGAAAGTAGTAAAAATTTTGGTTTTGTAGTTCCTGATGATGCTAGAATTAAAATGGATATATATATACCAAAGAGTGAGATCAATGGGGCAAAGGAAGGTTATAAGGTTGTTGCTCGTATTACAAAATGGCCTCAGCCTAGAAGAAATCCAGAAGGGAAAATTATAGAAGTTTTAGGACATAAAGATGATGTAGGAACCGATATAATATCTATTATGAAAAAATATAAGCTACCTGAAGGCTTTCCTAAAAAGGTGGAAGAAGAAGCGGCTAGAATTATAGAGGAAATCCCAATTGAAGAAATAAATAGAAGAATAGATTTAAGAGATAAAAAAATTGTAACTATTGATGGAAAAGATGCAAAGGATTTAGATGATGCAGTATCTGTAGAAATATTGCCAAATGGAAATTATCTTTTAGGAGTACATATAGCAGATGTTACCCATTATGTAAAGGAATATAGTAAATTGGATAAAGAAGCTTTTAAGAGAGGAACTAGTGTATATTTAGTAGATCGTGTTATTCCTATGCTTCCTAAAAAATTATCTAATGGCGTATGTAGTTTAAATCCAAAAGTAAATCGTTTGACTTTATCTGTAGATATGGAAATTGATAAAAAAGGCAAGGTAGTAAATCATAAAATTTATGAAAGCGTTATTAAAACTTGTGAGAGAATGACTTATACAGATGTATCGAATATTTTAGAAAATGGTGATGAAGAGCTTAAAAGTAGATATGCATATTTACTAGATGATTTTAAGAGAATGGAACAGCTTGCCAAAATACTTAGAAAGCGAAGA includes:
- the rnr gene encoding ribonuclease R; the encoded protein is MAIKEKILEFMRESAYNPMLDVELANVFQIEPQQMGEFYAVLDEMEKAGQIIKTKKHRYAAPERMNLIVGKLQQHQKGFGFILSEVEGYDDVFIASTDMNGAMHNDRVIGRITKKGGDGKRAEGEIIRILERANTEIVGTFESSKNFGFVVPDDARIKMDIYIPKSEINGAKEGYKVVARITKWPQPRRNPEGKIIEVLGHKDDVGTDIISIMKKYKLPEGFPKKVEEEAARIIEEIPIEEINRRIDLRDKKIVTIDGKDAKDLDDAVSVEILPNGNYLLGVHIADVTHYVKEYSKLDKEAFKRGTSVYLVDRVIPMLPKKLSNGVCSLNPKVNRLTLSVDMEIDKKGKVVNHKIYESVIKTCERMTYTDVSNILENGDEELKSRYAYLLDDFKRMEQLAKILRKRREDRGSIDFDFDESKIVLDEQGIPIEIKKAERRIANRIIEEFMLICNETVAEHFYWADLPFVYRIHEDPDMEKIESFNKFIHNFGYHLKGVTNDIHPRALQDLLKKVEGRKEERIINTIMLRSLKKARYSPENSGHFGLAAQNYCHFTSPIRRYPDLQIHRIIKESLSGNLTGKRIKKLKGIVEKAAEQSSEKERIAVEAERETEDLKKTEYMSHHIGEEFEGIISSVVSFGMFVELENTIEGLVRISSLVDDYYIYDEENYCFTGERTKKTYRIGDEVRVKVIRADISQKEIDFMLIQ
- a CDS encoding DUF1294 domain-containing protein, with product MEEKIKMTVENLCKLPVFYFLLYLGLINLYGLIITAVDKYKAKKEKWRIRERTFFIIAIIGGAAGVMMGMTMFRHKTQHKIFYIGIPILYVCNIIFILLLIYFIYVK